The genomic segment CTAGCGGTAGGACTTCTGATGATTGGTGACGAATTTGACCTTTCATCCGGTGTAGCCGTGACAAGCACGGCGTTGATAGCAACAATGTTGAATTACAATTTGCATCTGAACTCGTGGGTTGGCGTTTTTATTTCGCTTGCATCCGCCCTGACTATTGGTGCTCTCAATGGGGTATTGGTTACACGTACCGGAATTCCAAGTTTTCTTATTACCCTCAGCGTGTTCCTCATGCTGCAGGGGCTTAACCTGGCAGTGACTAAGTTTGTCACCGGGCGAGTGGCAACGCCAATTATCTCTGATATGCAGGGCTTTCCCTCAGCTCAGAAGGTGTTTTCCAGCACGCTACATATCGGCCCTATGGACCTTCGGGTTACCGTTCTCTGGTGGTTGCTCTTTGTTGGCGCGGCATCATATTTGCTTTTTCGGACGCGTTTTGGCAACTGGATCTTTGCCGTTGGTGGTGACAAAGACGCTGCTTATGCAGTGGGTGTTCCGGTCCGTAGGGTGAAAATTATCCTCTTCATGTTTGTTGGGTTTGCGACCTGGTTTGTGGGGATGCACAACCTTTTCGCCTTTGACTCTATTCAGGCGGGTCAAGGCGTTGGTAATGAATTCCTGTACATCATTGCTGCCGTTATCGGTGGTTGTGCCTTGACTGGCGGTAAAGGAACTGCTGTTGGTACTGCCATTGGCGCCTTGATTTTTGGCATGACCAGCCAGGGAATTGTGTACGCCGGCTGGAACCCAGATTGGTTTAAGTTCTTCTTGGGTGCCATGCTGCTCTTCGCTGTTATCACCAACAAATCGGTATCCCGCTACACGGAGGCTCACTAATGTCTGACGATGCCATCATCACACTTGATTCCATCTCCAAAACGTATGGCGATTTTCAGGCACTCCAGGACATCAACCT from the Corynebacterium durum genome contains:
- a CDS encoding ABC transporter permease, whose amino-acid sequence is MSDSAFSKTFNNVIRRPELASLVGAIVIFILFVAVAPPFRSIDAFSTVLYASSTMGIVALAVGLLMIGDEFDLSSGVAVTSTALIATMLNYNLHLNSWVGVFISLASALTIGALNGVLVTRTGIPSFLITLSVFLMLQGLNLAVTKFVTGRVATPIISDMQGFPSAQKVFSSTLHIGPMDLRVTVLWWLLFVGAASYLLFRTRFGNWIFAVGGDKDAAYAVGVPVRRVKIILFMFVGFATWFVGMHNLFAFDSIQAGQGVGNEFLYIIAAVIGGCALTGGKGTAVGTAIGALIFGMTSQGIVYAGWNPDWFKFFLGAMLLFAVITNKSVSRYTEAH